CGCTGAGGTCAGATCTGAAACGGAAACGTACAGGAGAAGACGAGGGCCGCGGCGGCGCCGAGGAAGCCGAAGAACGGTGCCGTTTCATCGCCGCTGAAGGTTGTGGAAGCCATTCTCTTGTCGATTTTACGGACAAGATGATATGATCGGATCGGATCTGGATTCTGGATGTTTCTGACTCTCTCGATATTTCTCTCTCACTGTTAAAGAGCTTTAAAGCGTCGGAAATCTCAGCCTCACGCAGGAAGCTCGTCATTTTACGATTCTGCCCCCGATTTTACAGGAGTCACGGGCGACGTGGTGCGCTTGGGGACATGTACCATGGGCCCGATTCCGAAATTGGGCCATTTCTTGTAAAATGAGGCCTGACCCGAAACATCGAAACGCACATATGCATGAAGCTATGATATTCCTGAAGAGAAAATGCATTCTTTATCATTCCTTCTGTGGAGTTTGAATTTTGCAGATACACATTCAAGCCATTAGCCTTCTTCATTTTTACTCACAGAATAAAGAATAGAAAAACATTCATATTTGTACACTTATAGCAGTAAGCTTCATTTATGTACTCCTTTTTTCTAATGCAATTTGCGGTCGTTTTGCAAGATGGTTCCTCCATATAACAAAGCTATTGTAAGACTGCACGCTTACCATCCATACAGATTTATCTCACAAAAGGAACATAAAATCAGCCATCCACTAGTAGAGACTAGAGAGCAGCACACATTGTGAAACGAGGAAAATAGCAAGAACTTAAGACTTCCAAATTAACAGAAAACAATTTAAAGATCGGAATGTATTCCAACATACGTGAAATTTAGACACTTCTTTTGTTAACAAAAGCTTTTGGTTACAAAAGAATGAGTAGCAAAAGAGAAGACACAACTCACACAAGCATGTCTCAACACAGCCTGTGGGTATCAGATTACATTACACAATACACTGCATAGTTGTCTCTTCATATGACAGCATATCTCCTCAAATTCTAGTAACATCTATGTACAAATAATGACAAATTTCAAATGCTAAGACGAGCATATAAATCCGGTAGCAAATGCAAGGGGAAAAAAGTACCTTAAATTGATAACAACGAATAACTTAAAAAGTCAAAAGTCTGAGGCTATTCAAGAGAGCTTATGCTAGTTCTTAAAATGACATGGTATAAGTCATGACTTCTGCAAGCATATAATATCACAAACTCTACCACATTAGATGACAGTAGATAAAATATTACGACTTGGAATACTAACTGAAGCTCAGCTAAAGAACACCAAATTAAATACACATACTTTCCAACTCTAGCAAAGAATTATCTGCAACAGCTAGCCATACCAAATATGAGCCATCACACAAATGCAGTTCTAAGCAACAGTTGACTACAATATACATACCTTTTGTCCTCAGAACAGCCAAAATAGCTTCCCAGCCTGGCAAAAACAAAAAGGAAGTTTGGTCAGTGAGCTGGACAGACAAACAGATGAAAGAGAATGGATGATCAATTAGCTTCTGATTGTGACATGTTCAAGCAATAGATCACGTCCTGCATTTCATTCTGCAACCCCAACCTCAATACACAGTTCCAGATCTATAAGATGAACATCAAGTACAAAATATATACATATTCGCCTTCTGGATCAAAATTCACAATATCATATATAGATGCTATAGTGGTTGGAAACTGGACATGGTTGAAAGTAATAGAGTAACACACAAGCCTCCTCACCCAAGGCATGCACCCAAATAAGACAAAATCCAGTAAGCAGAAACTGCAGCCCTTGCAAGGCTGCTAATAATGCGAGATGGAAATTTAACTTCGGGGAACAAAAGTAAAATTAGTGATCAATGTTAAATTAAAAAAGTAAACATCACATATTACTTTGGCCATGGAAAACTGTTCTGTATTCTTCTTGTTACTAGTCACTAACACAATCCTAATCTGTACACATTGAAGACCATCAAAAAGTCGATGATTATTAGTTTCTCCTCCCTGAGGATCCCTGAATAAAAATTAGGGTCTGACGTCTTAAATTTTCACCAGTACATCCATGATGGATGAGACTGGGCCAATTTCATATCATCCCCATACCCTATTGAAATGAGAAAGCAACTTGTTTTGCGCTTACTCCCGCTTGCATCTGGAAATGCTCATTACTGGCGCTTACTCGACCAGTTCTAATTGCAGTTCAAGATGCCCACCAAATATGAATCAACCGACGGCAGCAAACCATGCCCTTTGTTCCACAGCCTCCACAGTCATACAGAGCTTGTTGGCAGTTTAACCAAGAATCTGGTATGATATATCTGTAGCCCCACACTGCCAGCTAAAGCTGTGAATTCATCCCCGAACAAAATTGCGAACTTCTGCACAGTGCCGTCCAGTAGTGCATCGAAGACACAGATCAATGACCCAGTATCAAGATTTCACACCAGGTTTCACTGCCATGTGCTTCTCAATCAATTTATCCACAAAGGCACGAATCTGCAAAAGGAGTTGGTAAGAAGAAACTAAACACCATAGAAAAACATGAAAGAATAATAACACTAACACTATTCATGGAAAATTCAAGATACCAAATACAAAATTCCAATGAAACTTTAAGATGCCAACAACTTAATTATCTGTTCTTTTATGCAGTCGATAATAAATGAAATGAGAGCAGATATTTTACATATGGATAGATAGATCTGATGAAAGAATACCTTGTTCCTGCGCTTGAAATCAAGAAACTCGGACACAGCCATTGCTTTCTCTGAATCAGTGGCTTGCTCCATAACCTGACAATTGAATTACCAAAAGAAAAAACTGAGACTAATAGATTAAGGGGAACAACTGTAGACAACAGTTCAACAAACTTGCACCAGATTGTAACCTGCAAGTAAGGTGTCTTTTCTAATTGCTACAACAGTAAGGAAAGGGATGGAGTGAAAGAAAGAAAAAAAAACTCACCTTGGTAGCACTTTTCTTCATGATTGACTTGTATCCCTCTCTATCAATCTTTTTAGCTTTATAGAGGGGCATAAGCAATGAAGCCACATAATCAACAACTGCGTGCTTAATTTGGTCTGCTCCTCGACGATGATTTTTCGACGACCCCTTGTTTACAGTAACTTGCGAAACAGAGCTCTCATTTACTAGTCCGTCATGCTTCCAGCTTAGTCCTTTAGAAGTTGTATTTGAATCTTCCTCATCCTTTACATACGGATCAGGATGGTAGAAATCAGGGTCAGCCGCCGCTGCTTGAGATTGCCACATCTCAATGGCATGATAGTCCTTTACCCCAACACTACCAGCTGTATCAACCCATGCTTTTGTATAGATACTACTGTCAACGGCAGCACTCTCTCCTGAGTGCTCACGGAAATTCAACTGACTAGTGATTTCGTTGGGATGGCTCCGCTCTGATAGGTTATCAACAGACCTTCTTGAACTGTCAAGATTGACACAAGCAGCAGAGAAATCAACAGACCAGTTCCTTACTTTGCAGTTCCTTGAGTCTATTTCTGATATGCAATCTTCTCTGCCCAGAACACCACCAGACCACTTTCTCCTAAAATCATACTCATCCATTTGAGCGTACTGCTCCCGTCGAGCAAATTTATGAAACGACGGAATCTTAGGAAGCTGAAGCAATGAACTGCTCTTGGCTTCTGAAGATGCATATGCCTACAAAATACAACAATAAGAAACGGGAGGGAGAGAGAGATGAAGGAGGGAGGAAGATGTAGTGCAGTGAGGAAGATGACAAAGGAACAAACCTTTGCAGCTGCAAGTGCTGCTGCGCGAGCTGCTTCAGCAGCAGCAATAGCAGCTCTTTCTTCTTCAGTCATAGCGAATTCATCATCATGTGGTTTGCCTGTTGAACCTCCAAATCTTGAAGAATTTGCTGTTTCAAGTCTTATGGTTTTGCCATTCATTTTCTTCGCATTTGAATTCGAAGGCAATTGGCTTCCGGTGGATGCAGAATCCTGTAAACTTCCTTTGTGCTCAAAAGCACCATGATACAAGTGTAGTGGTGGCTTTCCAGAAGATGAGTCTCTGACTGTCTTTCTCTTCAATGAATCAACACCACTGGCTTGCCTTGACAATTTCAGTCCTCCATTAGAAGCTTTTTCTCTGCGGAAGACTTCAAGCCACACGCTAACTAGCTGACTTGCTATGGCACGTATATCACGGCTAGTGTGTACACAAACTTTCTCTCTTACGGTTTTCCCAATGCCTGCACCACACAAACAGAAAGATTAGCTAACTTTAAAGAAATACATTTTGCTTATTACAATTTTAAACCTCCCGTTCAACAAGAAAAAAATTGGAAAACATATATAAGCAAATGATTATGAATTTCATATGTTATTAAACTTCAAGAACAATAGACAGATTCCCCAGTTTGACAATGAAGTGCAGATAATTAAAAGAAAAACAAATCAATTGAAACAGCTAACAATTACACAGTTCATTAGCATAAAGAAGATAAAAATTATTTTCATTGTTCATTTCAATTATCCACATCTCTGTACACATACCTCCATACATTTACACATAAGCATAGATCACAGGGAAGTACATTAGATGTACAACAAAAAAGGAGACAATACCAGACAAGCGCACCGCCAGTAGGTCTGTTGACACAAGAACAAGCAGACGAACACAATGCCGCAGGAGTTGAGTCCCCGCTTTCCCCATTGAATCCTGTTATAATCACAAAATATATATCTTTCAGAAATTTATCTAAGAAACAAACATCCTGTCACCACCCAGGCCATATGCATGAACAAGCCTTAAATCCAATAATGACTAAGCAATAGATAATATTCATGCAAATTACCAGTATCCATGAGTTAAGCGTGGTTAGCCCCTCTTTGGTGCCAGCAAAGGACTTCAACGTTTCAGCAGGAAGAGTCAACAACTCTTTGGCCAGATGCAACCTTCCTTTAGTGGTTTTTGCATTAAAGAACAAGTCCTGAAGTAGGGCTTCCCTGTTCTTGTAAAGGACACTGGAAAGTTCAACCGCATCAAGTCTCCTTGTTATGTCCCGAACTTCATCCTTCTCAGAGGCAGACTCACTCTGTATGGACTCCATTGCTTCTGCTTCTGCTGTGTAATCATGACCCGTTGTCAGTATGTCAATTACACGTACTGCCTCTCGAAGACCACTCATCATTGCACCACCAACAGTGTCGGGATGCTCCTTGCAGGTAGCTTCACCAGCGAAAAATAGGCAGTTATTAACAGGTCTCCCTAGTATGTCATAGTCTTTTCCGGAAGCTCCAACAGCAACATACGAGTACGCACCGTAGCTGAAAGGATCCCTGCCCCAATCTGTCACAACTGATGCAACTGGATCAGGTACTGACGCCTCTCCAAACAATTTACGTAGAGCCACCAATGCATGGTTAACATGATCAGAAGAACTCATATTTTGGCCTTCTATAGCTGCCTTACCAACCACTAAAGCTATAAGAACAGGAGCCCCAACAGTTTTCTTGATATTCCAGAACATAAAGCACTGACCCCTCAGGTCTGTTTCTTCAGCAGTTGCTCCAAAGTAGTCCACAGAGTCATCCCAAAAGACATCTGGAAATTCCAAAACTACTTTATTAAGAACGCCAAATCCAAGCCGCGTGATAGAAGAATGTTTCCACTGGGGCAATGGTGGAGAAAACTTTATGGTTTCTGCTTTTAGGCACCCAAGAGGCACTGTAACCAAGACTGCATCTCCACAAAAGATACTCCCATTTGATGTGGAGACTTTGACTTTGTTACGCTGGTTGTTATTCAATTCACCATCCTCAGCGCCATATGAAATATCAGTGACTACATGATCCAAGTGAATGCGCAATCCTTCTCCAAGAGACTCAACAACAGTGCTGTAACCCCCTTTAATCATACAATGAGCTCCCCCAAAGCCACCATAAACATCATCTTGGTTCCAATGGGGGAGAGATACCTCCTTAAGCGGAGCAGCACAACCATACTCCAAATTAGCAAAATGCCAATCCATAACCCTCCTCTCAAGAGGACTCAATAGCTCTTGCTTAGAACAACTTTTATCAGCAACTCTACCATCAATATTTGTTCTGCCATCATCCCTTGAACCATGCAATTCTTTTTCTTTAGCACTCCCTGACTGTGCCATACGACGCCTCTTAAGGGCATATTCAAAACCTTCCTCAAGAGACATTCTTGCTGCACGTTCTCCCTTCTGTGCTACAAGCAATACCATATCATCAAGAAGGCTGTTGAACTCTGCTTCCAATGCTTCATCCAGCTCTGCAGGAACTTTTTGACCTGTTTCAATATCATAAAGAGGGCAATCACTGTTTAATACAGTCAACTCGAGGCCCAACTGAGCACAAACCAATGAGGAGGGATCGGGTCTTCTTTCAGTTGCCCAATCAGCCTCAACACCAGTAATAATGCTAGCACCAAGATCCACCGCCACTGATAGAGATGACCGGTCTGTAAAAACACGACCTCCTATTCGACTCCTAGCTTCAAGTACATTTACTGAAAACCCCTGACGCTTTAAGTGCCGTGCAGCAGTTAAGCCAGCAGGACCAGCACCTATGACAATGATTTCCTTTCTGACTTCTGGACCACATTGCAGGGTGTTATTACTCGGTAGATGATCATATGGTGTTGACTGAATACTCTGTGATTCATGCTTTATCTCTGGAGTTACAACAGGAACAACTCCACCATCCAATGTCTCACCAGATGGATCACTACTCGAAACATCCATATTGTCCAATCGACTTTGGAACCTCACATCAGCACTACAGTTTTCCAGGTAATCAGTTTGGCATTCTGCAGGATTTTTCACATCAAGTAATTCCAAAGCCACTGCTCCAACATGCCCATTATCTTTTGGGGCTCCCTCAGTCAAGTTTTCACTATTAAATGTAATTCCATTCTTAGCATCAGTGGAAGCTTTTGAATTCTTAACCTGGCCAATGATAAAGGAAACTCCATCCTCTGAGTCAGCAACTGAAACCCCAGAAATTTCCTCAAAAGGTTTTTCTCTGAGAATTTTATAGTCATGCTTAGAACCAGGTTCTGCTTTATCCTTCTCGGCAGCAATACCAACATTTATATAACCCTGTAAAAATGTTTTGCATTAATCCAAGAGAAAGAAAATACAGCCCTTCCTAATAACTGCAACAGTTACAAGTTATGGGAAAAGGGCTAGAGGAAAGAATGAGTAGGCTGATCAATCTTGGTAAGGAACAGAGGTACATAAGAACAAGTAAGAAAAGACACTGATTACTTACACTGAGATCTAGAAAAGCATAAATATCCCTGATTAGGGAGGCACGCCCCGGTTCATCCACACAAGCAGACTCTGTTACCCCACAGTCAGTGAGAGGCAAAATTCGACTAACATCTTTGCTCCACAGAGCTAAGATCTGATTCCTGAATTGCACCCAACAAAATAATCTTACTGAACAAGGTACAGCTCATCCAAGCACACAAATAAACCACAGGAAATTAATTGACAGCTTCAACGAAAGATTCAAAGAAATTCATCCAAAGAGAACAGACAACCATAACTTGCAAACTGCACGAGTCACTAGACCGCTTAAAGGGAAAACAAAATCTATAAAGAGAAATCAAACATCCAAGGTCAAATAGGAATTAAGCATTTGTACTGATAAATATCATCTAGCATTGGTATACTTGCAGAAAGATACAATGCATGCCACAAAGCTTATCATAATCCAGTATTTCAGCTGATTTCAGAATTAATAACTAACCTGCATTCCAAGTAATCCTGAAGGCCACCTCTGCGCTTCAAGATCTCCTTGAATTTAATCTTCTCAACAGGACCCACTGCGTGAGCTTTAAGACCAGCAGACACTGCTGCAGCCCCACCACTTTCAGCTTCTGTGCCAATACTTGAAGAGGAATCAAGTTTCACTCTCGCTCTAATTGAATTGTCACTATCCAATCCTTGATCATTTGTTGAGATCTCCCAATCAACATCCCCCTCATAAGCCATGTCTCCATGCCTGCGTTTCCTAATATTCCGTGGGGCGCGCAGGATGGCTGATAGCTTGCTGTCTTTGTTTTCAATATCAGGTTGAGATACTGAGTCTTCTGGGAAACTCTCGTTCACATCTAGCATTGCATATAAAGGAGGAGAAGCACCATCAACCTCTTCATTGCCAGTAATATAATCATGTTTTGGAATAATCCTCTCTTTTGATGCTTCATCAGAAGACAAGTCTTCACAATAGCTCGCCTTCTGAATGGAGGCAGTTTGCAAGGCTTTTGCTTGATGAATGAACTGGATTGAGGATATCTGACAATCAGCTATTATCACATTCTCTTCTTGCAAATGACTGGAATCAAGATCATGCCCCTCAGTGTAAGCAGTTCCACAATCACGAGTAGTTTCTTCTCTCTTGAGTGCATTCGGGGAAGAGTTAGATTTGTTCAGCAAATCATCATTGTAATGAGGCATCAGAATTTGTTTTCCAGCTGAAGAAGATATTTCACAGTCTGCACCTGATGTGCACCTAGCTAGAACATCTGTGGACTGAATGGACAAAGCATCATCAAAGCCCCCTTTGGAGTCGCTGTTACCAACCCCAGGCATTTCCCCTTTCAGTTCCCAACTTGTTAGAGTGCTTGAGTTTGTCACAGAGCAGTGCCTCATTCTGTTCTCAACAGTTTGAGTTTTCTGCAAGTGCTGGCTATCTGATACATTAGATTTATCCAAGCTACACGGTTCCTCTTGAACATTTAAACCAGAAGGATCCACAGTGGGTTCATTCTTTCTATCCTCAAGTTTCATCATCTCATCTGGAATAGAACAAAGTCCTTGAGACCTCTCTTGATTCTGTCTGTTGCAGTCAGAATCTTGGGAAACTCTGTTTCTTTCCTCTATCTTATTCTGATCAATGACTGAACCGAACGGATCCAAACCAGAATCAGACAGCAAACTATCATCAAATCTTGGTTTTTCGTGGGTCAGTTTTGAAACAGAACCATGTCCCTGCACAGCCACAGGCATGCTATTTCCTCCAACACCTTCTGAACTAGGGCTCAGTCCATCCTCCAAATCCTGAGAACCACTCTTCTCTCTAAGACTCGAAGAGGGATGAGACATCTTATTAACACTAGACTGTGCCTTAGGAAAAAATGCCGATAATGAATCTTGCAACTGATGATCTAAAGAGCTATTAGAACCCTCCCCAGATACCAGACCTGAAACCTTGGGTCTTTTCCCCTTTCCTTTAAGCTTGTTTTCCGCCTCTACATCCCTAATCACATCACATCCATTATCATCACCCGTAACCAGACCTTTCTCTGCACTTCTCGACACTGATTTTACATCCGAACCCCCATCCTGATCCGAAGACTGCACAACATCCAAGCTAGAACTCCTTCCCCTCGCCCCAGAATCCTTCTTAGGACCCTTGAGCTTCTTCCTGAAACTCGCCAAGGTATCATCCAATCCCCCCAAATCCTCCTCCCCAGCCTCCACCTTCTTCCCCCTCTCGCCCTCCAACCCCGGCTTAACCTTCTTAGGGTTCCGCTGCCTCTTCTTCAGCAGCGACCCAATCGGCTCATCATCACCATCTGAATTGTGATTAACCTTCATCAACTTCGATCTCTTCTTAGCCCCCAACCTCTTCTCGTCTCCTTCCATCTTCTCAAACCCCAAAATTTCAAGACAACACACCCTCCCTGAACCCTAGGCCAGCTTCAGTCCCCGAATCACAAAAGCCAAGCATCACCTTCCATTTCTCTATTCTCAGAAAATTAAAGCACATGTTTAAATCCAACTAACAATATCCAAAATCCGAGCCCCATGGAATCACAGATAATCACAAATCACAATAACACAAATCCTTTCACGATTTCTCGGTAAATTCGTAAACCCTGGCCTGTCTCTAGCTTAATCGAGACAATCTAACATTGAAAAATCGAAGACGAAAAACGAATTAAAGTCTTGCCTAGGGTTTATGATTCAGCTGCTAAGCCCTAGCGAATGGAATAGAGAGAGAGAGAGAGAGAGAGAAAAAGAGATGAGGTTGGAGGCGGCTGACCTGTGCGGGCGTGCGAGCTGAAAAGCTCCGGTGCGGCGGCGGCGGCGGTGGTGGATTTGCCGGAAAGAGTGAGGAGGTGCGCACGTTAGCGTCGGGGTGTGGAAATTGAAGAGGAAGAGTGTATAAAGTGCGCCGTAGAAATTAAAAAGGGGGAAATAAAAAGACGAGAAAATAATAGAAAGGAGGGAACGTAGCGATAGAGGGGTTTTTGGCCCGACACGATT
The window above is part of the Fragaria vesca subsp. vesca linkage group LG2, FraVesHawaii_1.0, whole genome shotgun sequence genome. Proteins encoded here:
- the LOC101302430 gene encoding uncharacterized protein LOC101302430; its protein translation is MEGDEKRLGAKKRSKLMKVNHNSDGDDEPIGSLLKKRQRNPKKVKPGLEGERGKKVEAGEEDLGGLDDTLASFRKKLKGPKKDSGARGRSSSLDVVQSSDQDGGSDVKSVSRSAEKGLVTGDDNGCDVIRDVEAENKLKGKGKRPKVSGLVSGEGSNSSLDHQLQDSLSAFFPKAQSSVNKMSHPSSSLREKSGSQDLEDGLSPSSEGVGGNSMPVAVQGHGSVSKLTHEKPRFDDSLLSDSGLDPFGSVIDQNKIEERNRVSQDSDCNRQNQERSQGLCSIPDEMMKLEDRKNEPTVDPSGLNVQEEPCSLDKSNVSDSQHLQKTQTVENRMRHCSVTNSSTLTSWELKGEMPGVGNSDSKGGFDDALSIQSTDVLARCTSGADCEISSSAGKQILMPHYNDDLLNKSNSSPNALKREETTRDCGTAYTEGHDLDSSHLQEENVIIADCQISSIQFIHQAKALQTASIQKASYCEDLSSDEASKERIIPKHDYITGNEEVDGASPPLYAMLDVNESFPEDSVSQPDIENKDSKLSAILRAPRNIRKRRHGDMAYEGDVDWEISTNDQGLDSDNSIRARVKLDSSSSIGTEAESGGAAAVSAGLKAHAVGPVEKIKFKEILKRRGGLQDYLECRNQILALWSKDVSRILPLTDCGVTESACVDEPGRASLIRDIYAFLDLSGYINVGIAAEKDKAEPGSKHDYKILREKPFEEISGVSVADSEDGVSFIIGQVKNSDYLENCSADVRFQSRLDNMDVSSSDPSGETLDGGVVPVVTPEIKHESQSIQSTPYDHLPSNNTLQCGPEVRKEIIVIGAGPAGLTAARHLKRQGFSVNVLEARSRIGGRVFTDRSSLSVAVDLGASIITGVEADWATERRPDPSSLVCAQLGLELTVLNSDCPLYDIETGQKVPAELDEALEAEFNSLLDDMVLLVAQKGERAARMSLEEGFEYALKRRRMAQSGSAKEKELHGSRDDGRTNIDGRVADKSCSKQELLSPLERRVMDWHFANLEYGCAAPLKEVSLPHWNQDDVYGGFGGAHCMIKGGYSTVVESLGEGLRIHLDHVVTDISYGAEDGELNNNQRNKVKVSTSNGSIFCGDAVLVTVPLGCLKAETIKFSPPLPQWKHSSITRLGFGVLNKVVLEFPDVFWDDSVDYFGATAEETDLRGQCFMFWNIKKTVGAPVLIALVVGKAAIEGQNMSSSDHVNHALVALRKLFGEASVPDPVASVVTDWGRDPFSYGAYSYVAVGASGKDYDILGRPVNNCLFFAGEATCKEHPDTVGGAMMSGLREAVRVIDILTTGHDYTAEAEAMESIQSESASEKDEVRDITRRLDAVELSSVLYKNREALLQDLFFNAKTTKGRLHLAKELLTLPAETLKSFAGTKEGLTTLNSWILDSMGKAGTQLLRHCVRLLVLVSTDLLAVRLSGIGKTVREKVCVHTSRDIRAIASQLVSVWLEVFRREKASNGGLKLSRQASGVDSLKRKTVRDSSSGKPPLHLYHGAFEHKGSLQDSASTGSQLPSNSNAKKMNGKTIRLETANSSRFGGSTGKPHDDEFAMTEEERAAIAAAEAARAAALAAAKAYASSEAKSSSLLQLPKIPSFHKFARREQYAQMDEYDFRRKWSGGVLGREDCISEIDSRNCKVRNWSVDFSAACVNLDSSRRSVDNLSERSHPNEITSQLNFREHSGESAAVDSSIYTKAWVDTAGSVGVKDYHAIEMWQSQAAAADPDFYHPDPYVKDEEDSNTTSKGLSWKHDGLVNESSVSQVTVNKGSSKNHRRGADQIKHAVVDYVASLLMPLYKAKKIDREGYKSIMKKSATKVMEQATDSEKAMAVSEFLDFKRRNKIRAFVDKLIEKHMAVKPGVKS